In Bacteroidales bacterium, the genomic stretch GTCAATCGGGATCAGGTAAAACCACTATGGCAGACTTGATACCACGTTTCTATGATGTGGAGAAGGGAAGTATTTTAATTGATGGTATTGATGTAAGGGATGTAACTCCGTTCAGTTTACGTGCCTTGATGGGTAATGTAAATCAAGAGGCAATTCTGTTCAATGATACCTTCTACAACAATATAACTTTCGGTGTTGAGAGTGCTACAATGGAGCAGGTTATTGAGGCAGCAAAGATTGCAAATGCACATGACTTTATTATGGCAACGGAGAATGGTTATGATACCTATATCGGAGATAGAGGATGTCGCCTATCAGGAGGTCAACGCCAACGATTAAGTATTGCTCGTGCAATTATGAAAAATCCTCCAATCCTTATTCTTGACGAGGCAACTTCGGCTCTTGATACTGAAAGCGAACGTTTAGTGCAGGAGGCTTTGGAGAATCTTATGCGTAATAGAACAACATTGGTTATTGCTCACCGCCTTTCAACAATTAAACACGCCGATCTGATATGCGTAATGCACGAAGGTGAAATTGTAGAGCGAGGTAAACACGATGAGTTGATAGCACTTAATGGTTACTACAAGAAACTTGTTGATATGCAGAATGTAGCATAATATTTTAATTATGAAGTTATCAGAGATAAAGAGTATTGCCTTTTTACACTACATATTTCCGGGTGGTGGAGCCGAAATGGTAACCATTAATCTTGCAAAGATGTTGAAGACAAAAGGGATAAAGGTGTATGTTTTTGTTTATGACCTTGATGAAACAAAGATTCCTGAGGAGGCTTCAAATATTGAAATAATAAGGATGTCGTATCCCGTTGATAGACGTAATATCCCCGATATAATAAATAATATAAAAGAGAAAGATATTTCGCTTTTAGTATTCCCTACTGATGTATATGATGTTTTACTGTATGCCGATGAGTTACGCAGTAAAACAGATTGTAAACTATTGTTTATGTTGCATAGTTTGCCTTTTTGGGACTATTATGAGAGTAAGGAGACTAAAAGATATAGAACTAAGGGTTCTATCCTAAAACAAATTGAATGGTACTTATTACGTTCTCATAAATATACTTTTGGTTCAAAGAAACGTGCCTTAAAAAGGGTATATAGGGAGTGTTACAATAAGGTTGATGTTTTTGGGACTCTATGTGAAGAATATGCAAGGGATGTAGCAAAGGCAATTGGAGTGCAATACAAAAACTCAAAATTCAGAGTTTTAAATAATCATATTGAGATTAATAACCAACCTGTAACCCCAAAGCAAAAAGAGGTTTGTTTTATTGGCAGATTGTCATATTGGGATAAACGTCCGGAGCATATTTTAAGGATATGGCACCTGATTGAAGATAGACATCCCGATTGGAGACTTAATATATTGGGAACTGGTCCCGAGAGAGAAAAGTTAGAGAGTTTAGCTAAAGAACTTAAACTCAATAGAGTTCAATTTTTAGGTTATGTGGCAAATCCTCAACAATATTACGATAGGGCGTCAATCGTTTGTCTGACATCCAATTATGAAGGCTGGGGAATGGCTTTAATGGAGGCACAATCAAATCAATGTGCAGCAATAGCATTTGATTGTAGTGCAGGAGTTAGAGAGATATTGTCTCCGTCATGGGAAAATGGGGTATTGATTAATTCTTTCAACGAAAAGGCTTATGCTGAGGCAATGTCGAGATTGATGAATGATACTGAATTGCGTGATAAGGTAGCAAAAAATGGTGCTGTTGCAGTAAAAAGATTCTCTCCTGAGAATACACTTAGGCAGTGGGAGTGTATGTTAGAAAGTTTAAAATAGAAATAATTATTAATTACAATTATGCAGAAGCCAATGAACATAGCTTTCCTTCATCAAGATTTTCCGGGAGGTGGGACAGAAATGGTAACCATTAATGTTGCTGCTTTATTAGAAAGTTTGGGATCAAAGGTTTATGTATTTGCTTCAAATATACATGATAATAAAATATCATCAATAGTAAAAAATATTACCATAATTCAATTACCTTATACTTTTGACGATACAAGGAATATCACAACTTTCATAGAGGGAATAAAGAGATATGAGATAGGGTTTTTAGTCTTTCCGGGAGGGGTATATGATATTATTCCCTTTGCCGATATAATCAGAGAAAACACAAATTGCAAATGTGTATATATGTCTCATAGTAAGCCATTTTGGGAATATATATCAATGAAAGAGGCTGTTGTTGCCAAGGTAAAGAGGAGCTTTCTTAAACGGATACATTGGTACTTGATTCGCTCTCACAAATATACATTCGGTATTAAAAAGGCGAAAGTGTGTAAGATATATAAAGAGTGTTACGATAAAGCCGATATCTTTGGAGTTCTTTGTGAGAGTTATGGACGTGAGATAGCTAAAGCAATAGGAGTTGAGTATGAAAACTCAAAATTCAGAGTTCTAACTAATCATATAGAGGTAAAGGAGAATTTTGTAAAGCAAAAGCAGAAAGAGGTATATTTTATAGGGCGTCTGAATTATACTGCTAAACGTGTTGATAGATTGTTGAAAGTCTGGCATTTGATTGAAGATAAACACCCTGATTGGTGCTTGAATATATTAGGAGATGGAGAAGAGAGGCAGAACTTGAAAAATTTAGTAGAAAAATTGAATTTAAAAAGAGTAAACTTTTTAGGTTTTGTAGCAGATCCACAACCTCATTATGACAGAGCCTCAATAGTCTGTTTGACATCAACATTTGAAGGTTGGCCTATGGTGCAGTTAGAGGCTCAAACAAATGGATGTGCAACAATTGCATTTGATTGCAGTGCGGGGATAAGAGAGATATTATCACCTTCGTGGGAGAATGGAGTGTTGGTGAAACCTTTTGATATAAATGCCTATGCTGCTGCGTTATCAAAATTGATGAGTGATGAAGATTTGAGAGATAGAATTGCCCAAAATGGCAGGAATGCTCTTATTAGATTCTCTCCTGAGAACACACTTATGCAGTGGAAGAATTTAATAGATGAGTTATCATAAATAATTTATATTGTTAAAATGCACGATAAAAAAAATATAGCCTTTATTCATCAAGATTTTCCGGGAGGAGGAGCTGAGATTGTAACATTTGATATAGCGAGGATGTTAGAGCCTAAAGATGTCAAGGTTTATGTATTTGTGCATAATTTAAAAGAGGAAAAGATTCCTGTAAATACTACAAATATTAATATAATAAAGTTAGAACATTACAAGGATAAGAATAATTTGCACACCCTAATAAATGAGATAAAAGAGAAAAATATTGGATTGTTTGTCTTTCCCGGTGATGTATATGAGGTATCTTTATATGCTGATGAGATACGACAAAAAACAGGTTGCAAATCAATATTTATGTTGCATAGTCAACCCTTTTGGGAGTATTCTATTAGAAAAGAGATAATAAAAAGAGATATTAAAAGATCATTCTCAAAAAGGTTAGAGTGGTATTTCTTACGTTCATATAAGTATCTATTAGGAATAAAAAAGGCTAAAGTGGTAAAGGCTTATAAGGAGTGCTATGATAAGGTAGATATATTTGGCGTTCTTTGTGAGAGTTATGGACGAGAAATAGCGACAGCAATAGGAGAAGTGTATGAAAATTCTAAATTTAGAGTTCTGACAAACTCATTGATTACTCCCAAATCGATAACCGAAAAGAAACAAAAAGAGATCTATTATGTTGGTCGTTTAAATTATGAGTTTAAACGTGTTGATAGGTTGTTAAAGGTGTGGAGTGTAATAGAGGATAAACACCCTGATTGGAGTTTAAATATTGTGGGAGAGGGAGAGGAATCTTCAAACTTGAAACAGATAGCAAAAAGAGAGGGATTAAAGAGGGTAAATTTTATAGGTTTTACTAATAATCCAAAACAATATTATGATAGAGCATCAATAGTATGTATGACCTCAACTTATGAAGGCTGGGGAATGGTGTTGATGGAGGCACAAGCAAACAGATGTGCTGTAATGGCTTTTGATTGTAGTGCTGGAGTGAGAGAGATATTATCACCCTCGTGGGAAAATGGAGTGTTGATTAAACCGTTTGATATTGATGCGTATGCTAAAGCCCTTTCTCGTTTAATTACCGATACTGATTTGCGTGAGAAAATTGTAATGAATGGAAGTGAATCGGTTAAAAGGTTTTCATTAGAGAATACTCTGCAACAGTGGAATAGTGTGTTTAATGAACTATCTATTGAAGAATAAATTATATGCCTGCATTAGCCTTTATTCATGAGAAATTCCCCTTTGGTGGCGGAGAGGTTGTAACAGTGAATGTTATACAATCTCTCAAAAAGTATGGATACAGGTTTGTTATATTTTCGCCTGAATTAAAACCAGATAAGTTATCAGCTCCTCTTGAAAATGTTGAATATGTAACTCTTCATTATAAGGTTGAAGATACAAGAAATCTCAATAAGATTATTTCGGAGATTGAAAAATATAAAATAGATATATTTATATCACAAGGTTTTAAAATACCATATCTAAATGATATAAGAACCAAAACCTTGGCAAAGGTTGTTTTTGTAAGTCACAATGCTCCATTTTGGGAATCGGTTTATAAAAAAGAGAATGGAAAACATTCTGCTTCAAAATCAATCTCTAAATGGTTGGAGTGGTATTTGCTTCGTTCAATAAAATTCAGTGTAGGGTTATTCGATAAAAAGTTAAGAAAAACCTATCTGCATATATACAATAGTGTTGATGCTTTTGGGGTGTTATGTGATAGCTACGGATGTGAATTTGCTGATACATTAAAAATTGATTACCACTCATCAAAGTTTGTAACTTTAACTAATGCTGCATATCCTGATGTAGATTATAAAGCGAATAAAGCAAAGGAGATCTGTTTTGTTGGTCGTCTCTCGTATGCTGATAAAAGAGTTGATAGACTCCTGAAAATTTGGAGTTTATTAGAAAATAAATATCCCGATTGGATATTGAATATAGTGGGTGATGGAGCAGAGGCGGTCTCTTTGAAGAGACTCTCAAAAGAGATAAGTTTGAAGAGAGTAAACTTTGTAGGTCATACAAAAAATCCTGAAAGTTATTATGATAAGGCTGCAATAGTATGTTTAACATCAACTTCTGAGGGTTGGCCAATGAGTTTAATTGAGGCTCAGGCAAATGGGTGCGTGGCAATTGCTTTTGATGTGTGTGCAGGTATAAATGAGATATTATCACCTTCGTGGGAGAATGGTGTATTGATTAAGCCATTTGATATTGAAGAGTACGCTAATGCTCTTTCTCGTTTAATGAGTGATGATGATTTGAGAAATAGAATTGCCGAAAATGGCAGACAACATATAGCGGAGTTCTCAGAAGAGAGGACAGCTCAACAATGGATAGAGATGATAAACAAATTATTGCAATGAAAAAGGTTGTCGTTGATATATATTCTGCAAAGAACAGAAATGTTGGTGTAGGAGAGTACTCTTATCGTTTAGGCGAAGCATTAACGGCGAGAGCGGATATTCTTGCAGAGAAGGGGATAAAACTTGTTTTTATGCTTCCTGACAATATGATAAATTGTTTTGGCAATAAGGTTGATTATATAGGCGTAAATAAATTTAACAGGTATTATTATCGTTATATCCGTAAAGGAGTTGCCCTGTTTCATTCGGTACATCAGTTTGCATTTATTCGTTTTATGTTAGGGGCAAAAAAGAGCTTGCTAACACTACATGATGTGAATTTTATGTATGAAAAGAGCGGTAAAAAATTATTGAAGTATAAAAACAAAATAGGCCGTCGTATAAATTTTTACGATGAGATCGTATATATTTCACAATTTGTTAAAGATGATGTTAAGCGTGTATATCCCGATATAAGCACCCCTTCACATATTATATACAATGGTGTTGCAGATACTTCAAAAAGTTATCCTAATGAAGAGGTATTACCTTTTGAGGAGGGCTTTTTATTACACCTTTCGAGTTTGCAACCAAAGAAAAATCCTGAGTTGCTAATTCGTATGATGAAATACCTCCCGGATGAACGTTTGGTAATGGTTGGTAATTGGTCTTCGTCTTATGGGGAGTATTTGAAGGGAGTTATAAAGGATCTTAATCTAAATAATGTTATTCCTTTACAGCATGTCTCAGATGCATTAAAGGCAACTCTCTATAAAAGGTGCAAGGCCTTTCTGTTCCCATCGTTGTGCGAAGGTTTTGGACTACCACCTATTGAGGCTATGCACTTCGGAAAACCTGTTTTTCTTTCTACTCTTACTTCTCTTCCTGAAGTTGGCGGTAAGTTAGCCTATTATTGGGATGAGTTGGAACCTGAAAAAATGGCTCAATCTTTCAAGGAAGGAGTTGAAGATTGGCAAAAAAATGGTTCTGTTGATGATGTAAAGATGTGGGCTTCTAAATTTTCGTGGGATGTATGTGCTGATGCTTATGTGCAACTATATATAAGTATGCTTGAGTAGAGCCTTTTTGTTATCTTTCCTCGTTTTTACAAACTTTTATATACTTTCATTATCTCTTCGGCAATAGTGTCGGGAGAGAATCTCTTTATATGCTCTTTGCCTTTTGCGATAAGTGATTGTTTATAATCTTTGTCTGTTAGTAGACAATTCAGTGCAGCGGCACACTCCTCAACTGAGTCAGGGTTTACATAAACAACTCCCTCTCCTCCTGCCTCCTCAAGGCACGAACCTGTTGCCGCTACTCCTGTAAGTCCGGCACTTATTGCCTCAACAATGGGTATTCCAAATCCCTCAAATCTTGAGGGGTATGCAAATAGCTCGGCAGCATGGTAAATTGATGGCAGGTATTTAAAAGGAACTCCCTCTATGATTCTTACTCTATCTGATAAGCCATTTTTATCGCAGAACTCCTCAACCTCTTTTGCGTATGCGGTTTTGCGTCCTGCCGCAATCAAGTGAATATCTTTTGGTAGATATACCATTGCTTTTGCAATCAGTAGAAGGTTTTTACGCTCCTCAACTGTACCGACACAAGCAATATAGCGTTTAGGCAGATTGTATATGCTTTTAACCTCATTGATTAGCTCAGCATCTGGCTCTGATTTAAAATTGGGGTGGCATCCTTGATAGATTGTAACAATTTTATCTTCGGGTATGTTGTAAAAAGAGATAATGTCGCTTTTTGTACAATCGCTTACGGCAATTATCTTGTCTGCTTCGTTACATGCCTTGCGAAACTTATAATCGTAAATAGTTCTATCTATTGGTTTGTAGTATTGGGGATAGTGCCTAAAGATGAGGTCGTGGATGGTTACCACGCTTTTAATCCCTGTTTTTGATATACCAAAGGGGAGTTCTCCGCTTAGACCATGAAAAATATCAACCTTCTCTTTTTTTAAATCTTTAAGGATTAGTTTTGAACGCCACAATGCAGGCAGAAATTTTGCAATTTTACTTTGAGGATAGAGGGCAGAGGTGTTTGATTGTAAAAGAGATTTAAACTCTCTATTCTCCTTTTGTTTAGG encodes the following:
- a CDS encoding glycosyltransferase, which codes for MNIAFLHQDFPGGGTEMVTINVAALLESLGSKVYVFASNIHDNKISSIVKNITIIQLPYTFDDTRNITTFIEGIKRYEIGFLVFPGGVYDIIPFADIIRENTNCKCVYMSHSKPFWEYISMKEAVVAKVKRSFLKRIHWYLIRSHKYTFGIKKAKVCKIYKECYDKADIFGVLCESYGREIAKAIGVEYENSKFRVLTNHIEVKENFVKQKQKEVYFIGRLNYTAKRVDRLLKVWHLIEDKHPDWCLNILGDGEERQNLKNLVEKLNLKRVNFLGFVADPQPHYDRASIVCLTSTFEGWPMVQLEAQTNGCATIAFDCSAGIREILSPSWENGVLVKPFDINAYAAALSKLMSDEDLRDRIAQNGRNALIRFSPENTLMQWKNLIDELS
- a CDS encoding glycosyltransferase family 4 protein, with translation MKKVVVDIYSAKNRNVGVGEYSYRLGEALTARADILAEKGIKLVFMLPDNMINCFGNKVDYIGVNKFNRYYYRYIRKGVALFHSVHQFAFIRFMLGAKKSLLTLHDVNFMYEKSGKKLLKYKNKIGRRINFYDEIVYISQFVKDDVKRVYPDISTPSHIIYNGVADTSKSYPNEEVLPFEEGFLLHLSSLQPKKNPELLIRMMKYLPDERLVMVGNWSSSYGEYLKGVIKDLNLNNVIPLQHVSDALKATLYKRCKAFLFPSLCEGFGLPPIEAMHFGKPVFLSTLTSLPEVGGKLAYYWDELEPEKMAQSFKEGVEDWQKNGSVDDVKMWASKFSWDVCADAYVQLYISMLE
- a CDS encoding glycosyltransferase codes for the protein MHDKKNIAFIHQDFPGGGAEIVTFDIARMLEPKDVKVYVFVHNLKEEKIPVNTTNINIIKLEHYKDKNNLHTLINEIKEKNIGLFVFPGDVYEVSLYADEIRQKTGCKSIFMLHSQPFWEYSIRKEIIKRDIKRSFSKRLEWYFLRSYKYLLGIKKAKVVKAYKECYDKVDIFGVLCESYGREIATAIGEVYENSKFRVLTNSLITPKSITEKKQKEIYYVGRLNYEFKRVDRLLKVWSVIEDKHPDWSLNIVGEGEESSNLKQIAKREGLKRVNFIGFTNNPKQYYDRASIVCMTSTYEGWGMVLMEAQANRCAVMAFDCSAGVREILSPSWENGVLIKPFDIDAYAKALSRLITDTDLREKIVMNGSESVKRFSLENTLQQWNSVFNELSIEE
- a CDS encoding glycosyltransferase; this translates as MKLSEIKSIAFLHYIFPGGGAEMVTINLAKMLKTKGIKVYVFVYDLDETKIPEEASNIEIIRMSYPVDRRNIPDIINNIKEKDISLLVFPTDVYDVLLYADELRSKTDCKLLFMLHSLPFWDYYESKETKRYRTKGSILKQIEWYLLRSHKYTFGSKKRALKRVYRECYNKVDVFGTLCEEYARDVAKAIGVQYKNSKFRVLNNHIEINNQPVTPKQKEVCFIGRLSYWDKRPEHILRIWHLIEDRHPDWRLNILGTGPEREKLESLAKELKLNRVQFLGYVANPQQYYDRASIVCLTSNYEGWGMALMEAQSNQCAAIAFDCSAGVREILSPSWENGVLINSFNEKAYAEAMSRLMNDTELRDKVAKNGAVAVKRFSPENTLRQWECMLESLK
- a CDS encoding glycosyltransferase; this encodes MPALAFIHEKFPFGGGEVVTVNVIQSLKKYGYRFVIFSPELKPDKLSAPLENVEYVTLHYKVEDTRNLNKIISEIEKYKIDIFISQGFKIPYLNDIRTKTLAKVVFVSHNAPFWESVYKKENGKHSASKSISKWLEWYLLRSIKFSVGLFDKKLRKTYLHIYNSVDAFGVLCDSYGCEFADTLKIDYHSSKFVTLTNAAYPDVDYKANKAKEICFVGRLSYADKRVDRLLKIWSLLENKYPDWILNIVGDGAEAVSLKRLSKEISLKRVNFVGHTKNPESYYDKAAIVCLTSTSEGWPMSLIEAQANGCVAIAFDVCAGINEILSPSWENGVLIKPFDIEEYANALSRLMSDDDLRNRIAENGRQHIAEFSEERTAQQWIEMINKLLQ
- a CDS encoding glycosyltransferase family 4 protein, with amino-acid sequence MIIGFDGKRAVANFTGLGNYSRFVIGALNRKFHDLQYKVFAPKQKENREFKSLLQSNTSALYPQSKIAKFLPALWRSKLILKDLKKEKVDIFHGLSGELPFGISKTGIKSVVTIHDLIFRHYPQYYKPIDRTIYDYKFRKACNEADKIIAVSDCTKSDIISFYNIPEDKIVTIYQGCHPNFKSEPDAELINEVKSIYNLPKRYIACVGTVEERKNLLLIAKAMVYLPKDIHLIAAGRKTAYAKEVEEFCDKNGLSDRVRIIEGVPFKYLPSIYHAAELFAYPSRFEGFGIPIVEAISAGLTGVAATGSCLEEAGGEGVVYVNPDSVEECAAALNCLLTDKDYKQSLIAKGKEHIKRFSPDTIAEEIMKVYKSL